The following coding sequences are from one Aggregicoccus sp. 17bor-14 window:
- a CDS encoding peroxiredoxin: protein MLTVGDKIPEFKVKAVVSMEKGKEFQDITDKDYKGKWKVIFFWPKDFTFICPTEIAEFGRKNKDFQDRDAQVLGVSTDSEFVHHAWRTHHADLKNLPFPMLADIKREISSAMGVLHKEEGVALRATFIVDPDNIIRHVTVNDLSAGRNISETVRTLDALQTDELCPCNWEKGQETLTQKLAKAG, encoded by the coding sequence ATGCTTACCGTTGGCGACAAGATCCCCGAGTTCAAGGTCAAGGCCGTCGTGTCCATGGAGAAGGGCAAGGAGTTCCAGGACATCACGGACAAGGACTACAAGGGCAAGTGGAAGGTCATCTTCTTCTGGCCGAAGGACTTCACCTTCATCTGCCCGACCGAGATCGCGGAGTTCGGCCGCAAGAACAAGGACTTCCAGGACCGCGACGCGCAGGTCCTCGGCGTGTCCACCGACTCTGAGTTCGTGCACCACGCGTGGCGCACCCACCACGCGGACCTGAAGAACCTCCCCTTCCCGATGCTCGCGGACATCAAGCGCGAGATCTCCAGCGCCATGGGCGTGCTGCACAAGGAGGAGGGCGTCGCGCTGCGCGCCACCTTCATCGTGGACCCGGACAACATCATCCGCCACGTGACCGTGAACGACCTGAGCGCGGGCCGCAACATCTCCGAGACCGTGCGCACCCTGGACGCGCTCCAGACCGACGAGCTCTGCCCCTGCAACTGGGAGAAGGGTCAGGAGACCCTCACCCAGAAGCTCGCGAAGGCGGGGTAA
- a CDS encoding carboxymuconolactone decarboxylase family protein — protein sequence MASLEEIRGSLADAHKDTRLNLSSVIESNSLTPEQRWGVAVACAYAARNERLKEAILEEAKKALPNAEPVLEDARAAASLMGMNNIYYRFRHMVGKESYSTKRPGLRMNRMAQVQTNKVDFELVCLAVSAINGCEMCVQSHEKVVIDGGLTEDQVHDAVRIASVIHAAAVGLES from the coding sequence ATGGCCTCGCTCGAAGAGATCCGCGGCTCGCTCGCGGACGCCCACAAGGACACGCGGCTCAACCTCTCCAGCGTCATCGAGAGCAACAGCCTCACGCCCGAGCAGCGCTGGGGCGTGGCGGTCGCGTGCGCCTACGCCGCCCGCAACGAGCGCCTGAAGGAGGCGATCCTCGAGGAGGCGAAGAAGGCGCTGCCCAATGCCGAGCCGGTCCTCGAGGACGCGCGCGCTGCCGCGTCCCTCATGGGGATGAACAACATCTACTACCGGTTCCGCCACATGGTGGGGAAGGAGAGCTACTCCACCAAGCGGCCCGGCCTGCGGATGAACCGCATGGCGCAGGTGCAGACCAACAAGGTGGACTTCGAGCTGGTCTGCCTCGCGGTCAGCGCCATCAACGGCTGCGAGATGTGCGTGCAGAGCCACGAGAAGGTCGTCATCGACGGCGGCCTGACCGAGGACCAGGTGCACGACGCGGTGCGAATCGCGTCGGTCATCCACGCCGCAGCGGTGGGGCTCGAGTCGTAG